The nucleotide window GGGTGCTAGAGGAGGGTTCGGTGCGGTCGAGGTCGATATTCTCGAGCGAAACCCTCTCCTGGAGGGTTACCCGGACAGGATGCAGGTATGGGCATCCCACGCAGATGAGGTCTCGGTCGTTCCGGAAGGGTTCGTCCGGCTTGCAGAATCGGAGATCTGCAGTGTGGAGGCGATGGCCTCTCCCAATGAGCGTCTCTATGGTGTCCAATGGCATCCGGAGGTCAGTCATACTGTCAATGGACGGCTTCTCTTTGAGAATTTCAACCGAATATGCTTGGAATAGATGATGTTGCGAACCGGATCAGGTCCGTCGGGTTTCGTTGCCTGGGGTGTGGTGCCTGCTGTCGGCGGGTCGCCGAGGACTCGAACCTCGTGCTGGTGAGCCCTGCTGAGGTTAGAAAGATCATGGCGGCAACGAAGATGTCCTGGGATGAGGTTGCCGAGCCCTATCCGGACTTTATCGAGTCTGAATCTGGCGGCCAATATACCCTTGCCTGGTGCATCCGGCGCAATGAGGATGCATGTATCTTTCTTCGGGACGGCAGATGCTCAATCTATCCTCACCGCCCCTGGATCTGCCGCACGTACCCTTTTATGCTGGTCGACGACGACCTTTTGGTCTCGGAATGCCCTGGCCTTGGCACACCACTCTCTCTCCACGATGCGCATGTTGCAGCGGCCGACCTCTGCAGGAGGCAGGCCGCTGAGACCGCAGAGGAGATCGGCCTGCGCGCTGCCTATCAGAGGGCAGTGGTACCGCCGGGAAAGCGCGCCGTGATCGATAGTGAAGGCATGAAGGTGCTCAATGGCTGAGATTCGCCTTGTCGGGACGGCGCACGTCTCACAGAAGAGCATTGATGAAGTCCGGTCGGCTATCGAGGAGTTCCAGCCCGACATCGTCGGCGTAGAACTCGACCGGGGCCGATACATAGCGCTCACTCAGGAGGTGGCCGAACCTTCGGTCACAGATATCCTAAAGGGCGGGAACTTCGGGCAGCTCCTCGTCCAGTGGGTGCTTACCTTCATCCAGCAACGGATCGGCGCCGAGACTGGTGTTAAACCCGGCTCTGAGATGCTGGCCGCTATCGAGGAGGCCCAGGCGCATCAGATATCTGTGGGACTTATAGACCGGGATATTCGGATCACGCTTGCCCGGTTCTGGGGAAAGATGGGGATCTGGGAGAAGACCAAACTCATCGGTGCTCTGCTCTACTCGCTGGTGGGGGTTGAGGGCCAGGAACTTGATGTGGATGAGCTCACGAACCAGGATGTGGTGAGTGCCGCGATGGAGGAGTTCCGGAAGTTCTCCCCAAAGGGTGCACAGGCTCTCATCGATGAGCGGGATGCCTATCTTGCTCACCAGATCTTGATGCTCGGGACCCAGTACGAGAGGGTGCTTGCAGTCGTCGGTGCCGGACACATCCAGGGGGTGCAGCGTTACCTTGACGCACCGGAGACGCTGCCGCCGCTCCAGTCCCTGACGGGTGAGGTGAAGGGTCTGCCGTGGGCGAAGATCTTTGGAGCGGGCGTCACAGTCCTCTTCCTCCTCCTGATCGCTGCGATAGCCTTCTCCGGTGTGGGGCTCGATGTTCTGCTGGCCGCTCTCGTCTACTGGGTTCTGATCAATGGTATCTTGAGCGCCGCGTTCACGCTGCTTGCCGGTGGACATCCTCTCTCGGCGGCTACGGCGTTCGCCGTCTCCTGGATGACGTCGCTCAACCCCCTGCTTGCGGCCGGGTGGTTTGCAGCCTATGTTGAGGCAAAGATGCGAAAGCCTGCCATCGGAGATTTGAAACGGATCATCGTGGCGGAGACCTTCTCCGAGATGCGGAGGATCCCGCTCTTTAGGGTGGTGCTGGTTGCAGCTCTTGCGAACGTCGGGAGCACACTCGGGACTGTTGCCTATTTCCTCTTCATCTTCCCGTTCCTAGGGGTCGATCCAACCGTGGTCGTCACCGACGGTTTTACGAACATGCTGCAGATGATACAGGACCTCTTTTAGGGTCGGGTCCCGATCTGGACTACCTCTGCTTCCCTTTCCCCAAGGTATTTAGGCCTGGAGGGCCCACCATCGTTTCATGAGTCCGATTGGTGGAACGGTTAATCTTGCTGTCACCGTGATACGGAGTCGGCACAGCGTGCGGAAGTACAAGGACACCCCTATCGAGGAGAAGATCCTCAAAGATGCGCTCGACTGTGCACGCCTTGCACCGACCGCAAGGAACGAGCAGCCCTGGCTCTTTGGGGCCATCCGGAATCGCGAGACCCTTCAGGCGATCGCGAATCTCGCCGAGAACGCAAGATTCATCGCCGATGCGCCTGTCTGCTTTGCCATCTTCGGGAAGAAGGATGCAAAATACTACCTTGAAGACTGCTGTGCGGCGACGATGCAGCTCATCCTCGCGCTCCAGTCATGGGGGGTTGGGTCCTGCTGGGTTGCGGGGGAGAAGAAAGAGTATGCTGAAGACGTCAGAACCCTTCTCAATGTCCCGGACGAATATACGCTTGTCTCTCTCGTGCCTGCAGGGTACCCCGAGGAAGTCCAGATCAAGCAGAAGAAGATCCTTGATGAGGTCACGTTCTTCGAGCGCTACGAGGAGGAAGAGTGACCGCGTATAAATCGCGGGATATTCAAAATCTCTTTTTATACCCTTAAAGATCACTCTGCTTCGCCGGACAGTACGGACAGAGGGCATTCCCGACATCGTTGGCCCTCTCTCGAACGGGACAGAGGTACTCCCCGTTCTTTACCTCTACCTTGAGTCCGCCGGGAAATGGGGTGCCCACCGGATGGGCGGGGCGGTCGAGGACGAAGAGGTTGAAGGCGGCAAGGAGGAAGTAGAGGAGTTCGAAGTGCTGCTCCTCCGTATTGCTGGCAAGGCACGTCTTCTCGACCATGTTGCAGAAGTCCTGAAACTCACTGGAGATTGGTCCGTCTGGTATGCCTCGCTTGCCCTGGCGGACTGTTGAGATGAGCCTGTGGTGCGTCGCAAAGATCTGCTCCATGATCCATGGGTAGAGGCGCTGCCGGTATCCTGCAGGGACGCCCTTAAGATCCCGCTCCACCCGTTTGCGCATCTCCTGGAGATCCAGAAGCGAGTACTGCGAGACTGCCTGGTAGAGGACTTCTGCGAGTTCCATCCGCGTCTTTGCCGACCGCAAGCTGGAACAGATTTGGCGGACGCCCGAGGGACCCTGGATTGTGCTCATCGTCAGTGTATGATCTTTGATCGCCGGGGGTATCAGTTCTCCCCTGGGGTGTCGCGTAACAGAAATATTTATAATACATGGAAGGAAACTTCCTTCTGATATGTGGCGAGAACACGTTATGGTGAGCTGGGGGTCGGGGTATGATTGACTCCGGCGATACGGCGTTTATTCTGATCTGTACGGCACTGGTCATGCTGATGACGCCAGGAGTGGGACTCTTCTATGGCGGGCTCGTGCGCCGGAAGAATTTCATCTCCATGCTCGCACTGGCATTCATCGCACTTGCCCTCGTCAGCATCCAGTGGGTCATCTGCGGCTACAGCCTCGCCTTCGGCACCGACGTTCATGGGGTGATCGGAGGCCTTGAGTACGTCTTCCTGCAGGGTGTCGGGATGGATGGCGATGGGATCCCGGACCTGCTCTTTATGGCCTTCCAGATGGTCTTTGCGGGCCTCACGCTTGCAATCGTGACATCCGGGGTTGCGGAGCGGATAAAGATGAGTTCGTTCGTCGTCTTCGGCCTGCTCTGGACGACGCTGGTCTACGACCCGCTCGCCCACTGGGCTTGGGGCGGTGGATGGGCTGCCGAGCTCGGTGCGCTCGACTTTGCTGGCGGCACGGTCGTTCATATCAGTTCGGGCTTTGCGGCGCTTGCGCTCGCCCTCGTCATCGGGAAGCGTCTCGGGTTCGGTTCGCATGGCATGGAGCCGAACAACATCCCGATGGTCCTCCTCGGCGGGGCCCTCCTCTGGTTTGGATGGTTCGGGTTCAACGCCGGAAGCGCTCTTGCTGCGGACGGCCTTGCGGCGAACGCGTTTGTCGTAACAAACATCGCTGCCTCTGCCGGAGCGCTCGCCTGGCTCTGCGCCGCCTGGGTCCGCGGGAGACCTGGATCGGTTGGGATGATCAGCGGCGCAATTGCGGGCCTCGTCGCCATCACCCCGGCGGCCGGATTCGTCAGCCCCATGGCTGCCATTCCGATCGGTGCCCTCGCCGGCCTTGTCTGTTACGGAGCCCTGCTCCTCCGGATCAGATTGGGTCTTGACGAGAGCCTGGATGCCTGGGCGATCCACGGCATGGGGGGCATCTTTGGCGCTCTCGCGACCGGGATATTTGCTGTCGCCGCGGTTGGGGGCGTGGATGGCCTGTTCTACGGAAACCCAGGTCAGTTCCTCATCCAGTTCGTGGATGTTGCTGTGGTCGTAGCTTACTCATTCGGCGTGACCTATATCATTGCAAGGGCTGTGGATGCGGTGATGGGCCTGCGCGTTAGCGAGGAAGAGGAGTACGTCGGGCTGGACATCGCCCAGCACGGCGAGTCTGTCCGTGTATGATGGAGTGGTGCAGATGAAGATGGTAACTGCGGTTATCAGGCCCGAGATGTTTGATGCCGTGAAAACGGCACTCGAAACGAGCGGGATCTATGGAATGACCGTGAGCGAGGTGATGGGGCGAGGAGCCCAGAAGGGCATCGCCCTCCGGTTCCGGGGAAAGACGGTGCCGGTCGAACTCATCCCGAAGGTGAAGATCGAGATGGTGGTCCGGGATGCCGACGTCGATACGGTCCTCGGGATCGTCCGGGCAAACGGCCGGACCGGAAAGCCCGGAGATGGTCGGGTCTTTGTCTCATCGGTCGAGAGGATCTGCAAGGTGCGGACGGATGAGGAGGAGCCGGCCGACCAGTAGTCCTTCTTTTTGAGGCCGTCCGGGAACGCCTTTGCGCAGGGACAGCCTACATCTAGCAGCGTTCACGCGTTGACATGCTCTCTTTTGCAGTTTTGGCCGGTTGCTGTTTTCCCGGTCGGTGCTCAAACTCCATTCCTGGAGGAGCGTCGATCACCGATACATGGGATCGTATAATCGTATCTCATGGCACGGTATCCACGAGAGTATCGCCACGGTCCACTACTTCGGATTTTTATCGGTTGAAGGTGCTGGTTGTCACGATGGGGCAGTTTTCTGTACTGGTTCCCTCGCTCCTCACCTTCGCTATAGCGCTCCGGTGCGTGGAAGAATGGTTGGGCGTGGGGTGAAATGAGTTGTTTCTACTCCTGGAAATGCGGCAGAACCTCGTTTCTGTAGAACTCCATGAACTCCCGCTGCTGGTGCCCGATCTGGTGGATGCAGACGTGGTCGAACCCCATCCGGATCTTCTCCTCGATCTTTTTGATGTGCGCCTCCGCATCGGGACCGCAGACCACATGCTTTGCGACATCCTCCGGTGTCGCCATCTTTGCCAGCTGCTCGTAATGGGCCGGTGTGGGGAGGAGCCTGTTGAGTTCTCCGGTGTTTGCAGGGATCGGCCACTGCTCGTAGGCTGTTGTCTGCCCTTCCTCCTCGGTCTCCGCCCAGCAGACCGAGACCTCGATATACGCCGGTTTGTCTGCGCCCCCGGAATCCCGAAAGACAATGAGGGTTTCTTCGGCATTTGTCCCTGGGTTGATGAACCCGTCCCCTACCCGGGCGGCCATGGATGCGCTGATCGGGCCTTCGGATGCGATGTAGATCGGGGGGAGTTGTTCGGGAAGGGTGAAGATTTGCGCATTCTCCAGGGTGTAGAAGGTGCCGTAGTAACTCTGCATGCCCCCTTTCCAGAGCGTCCTGATCACTTCTACCGCCTCCTCGAGCATCTCAATCCGGACCCGCGCCGGAGGCCAGTAACTGTTGAAGATGTGTTCGTTGAGGTTCTCGCCCGATCCAAGCCCGAGAATGAACCGTCCCGGCATCATGGTCCCGGCAGTAGCT belongs to Methanoculleus thermophilus and includes:
- a CDS encoding nitroreductase family protein translates to MSPIGGTVNLAVTVIRSRHSVRKYKDTPIEEKILKDALDCARLAPTARNEQPWLFGAIRNRETLQAIANLAENARFIADAPVCFAIFGKKDAKYYLEDCCAATMQLILALQSWGVGSCWVAGEKKEYAEDVRTLLNVPDEYTLVSLVPAGYPEEVQIKQKKILDEVTFFERYEEEE
- a CDS encoding DUF2115 domain-containing protein, translated to MELAEVLYQAVSQYSLLDLQEMRKRVERDLKGVPAGYRQRLYPWIMEQIFATHHRLISTVRQGKRGIPDGPISSEFQDFCNMVEKTCLASNTEEQHFELLYFLLAAFNLFVLDRPAHPVGTPFPGGLKVEVKNGEYLCPVRERANDVGNALCPYCPAKQSDL
- a CDS encoding YkgJ family cysteine cluster protein translates to MLGIDDVANRIRSVGFRCLGCGACCRRVAEDSNLVLVSPAEVRKIMAATKMSWDEVAEPYPDFIESESGGQYTLAWCIRRNEDACIFLRDGRCSIYPHRPWICRTYPFMLVDDDLLVSECPGLGTPLSLHDAHVAAADLCRRQAAETAEEIGLRAAYQRAVVPPGKRAVIDSEGMKVLNG
- a CDS encoding TraB/GumN family protein → MAEIRLVGTAHVSQKSIDEVRSAIEEFQPDIVGVELDRGRYIALTQEVAEPSVTDILKGGNFGQLLVQWVLTFIQQRIGAETGVKPGSEMLAAIEEAQAHQISVGLIDRDIRITLARFWGKMGIWEKTKLIGALLYSLVGVEGQELDVDELTNQDVVSAAMEEFRKFSPKGAQALIDERDAYLAHQILMLGTQYERVLAVVGAGHIQGVQRYLDAPETLPPLQSLTGEVKGLPWAKIFGAGVTVLFLLLIAAIAFSGVGLDVLLAALVYWVLINGILSAAFTLLAGGHPLSAATAFAVSWMTSLNPLLAAGWFAAYVEAKMRKPAIGDLKRIIVAETFSEMRRIPLFRVVLVAALANVGSTLGTVAYFLFIFPFLGVDPTVVVTDGFTNMLQMIQDLF
- a CDS encoding ammonium transporter, whose product is MIDSGDTAFILICTALVMLMTPGVGLFYGGLVRRKNFISMLALAFIALALVSIQWVICGYSLAFGTDVHGVIGGLEYVFLQGVGMDGDGIPDLLFMAFQMVFAGLTLAIVTSGVAERIKMSSFVVFGLLWTTLVYDPLAHWAWGGGWAAELGALDFAGGTVVHISSGFAALALALVIGKRLGFGSHGMEPNNIPMVLLGGALLWFGWFGFNAGSALAADGLAANAFVVTNIAASAGALAWLCAAWVRGRPGSVGMISGAIAGLVAITPAAGFVSPMAAIPIGALAGLVCYGALLLRIRLGLDESLDAWAIHGMGGIFGALATGIFAVAAVGGVDGLFYGNPGQFLIQFVDVAVVVAYSFGVTYIIARAVDAVMGLRVSEEEEYVGLDIAQHGESVRV
- a CDS encoding TIGR03557 family F420-dependent LLM class oxidoreductase, encoding MVEIGYKLACEEHGPQDLVCNARMAEESGFTFAMISDHYHPWTNRQGESPFVWGVLGGISQVTADLQLITGVTCPTMRIHPGIIAQAAATAGTMMPGRFILGLGSGENLNEHIFNSYWPPARVRIEMLEEAVEVIRTLWKGGMQSYYGTFYTLENAQIFTLPEQLPPIYIASEGPISASMAARVGDGFINPGTNAEETLIVFRDSGGADKPAYIEVSVCWAETEEEGQTTAYEQWPIPANTGELNRLLPTPAHYEQLAKMATPEDVAKHVVCGPDAEAHIKKIEEKIRMGFDHVCIHQIGHQQREFMEFYRNEVLPHFQE
- a CDS encoding GMP synthase subunit A; this translates as MLPLYVVNNYGQFNHLILRTLRDMGIETKMISNETPPTEVARGCRGVILGGGPTLERIGVAPKYLDLGIPVLGICLGLHIMATARGGMVRRGARGGFGAVEVDILERNPLLEGYPDRMQVWASHADEVSVVPEGFVRLAESEICSVEAMASPNERLYGVQWHPEVSHTVNGRLLFENFNRICLE
- a CDS encoding P-II family nitrogen regulator, whose amino-acid sequence is MKMVTAVIRPEMFDAVKTALETSGIYGMTVSEVMGRGAQKGIALRFRGKTVPVELIPKVKIEMVVRDADVDTVLGIVRANGRTGKPGDGRVFVSSVERICKVRTDEEEPADQ